The following nucleotide sequence is from Aspergillus luchuensis IFO 4308 DNA, chromosome 1, nearly complete sequence.
GCCCGGAAAATTTTATACTCTCCAATCTCTACCCCGACTACGCCCAACTCAGCCCAATTCCCCATAATCAAGATGTCTCCCGCTATGGCCCAAGCCGGTGCTGGCTCTGCCGCTAAGGATGTTAAGAGAGAATCCGCGACTGCTCGTCTTCTGGGTTCCGGTATGTGTCACACCCATATTGTGCCCAGGGCGTGGGGGTTGCGCTCAAGGACTAACTCTCCGTCTCAGGAACTGCCGGAATTGCCGAGTTGATGGTCTTCCACCCTGTACGATTATACACTACCCTCTCGAATATTGGCGCATCGATTGCGCTCTTCTCGCCTGAGAAATAACAAAACTGACTCATCGACCAGGTTGATACTATCTCCAAGCGATTGATGAGCAACCAGACTCGGGTACGACACTTACTATCCCTTATCCATACCATCATGTAGAAATGCATTGTACTAACTGTGCGCTTGCTTAGATTACCTCCACCGCCGGTCTGAACCAGGTTGTCTTCAAGGAATACGCCAACGCCTCTTTTGGCGGAAAGttcacctccctcttccccggTCTGGGTTATGCCGCCGGTTACAAGGTTCTCCAGCGTATCTACAAGTACGGTGGTCAGCCTTTCGCTCGCGACTACCTCGCTCAGCACTGGGGTTCCGACTTCGACAATGCTTTCGGCAAGGGTACCGGCAAGGCCATCATGCACGCCACTGCTGGAAGGTTCGTTTTTGTGTTCCCGCCATTGATAGTAACACTCTGGCTAATCATATGGAAATAGTTTGATCGGTATCGGAGAGATTGTCCTCCTGCCCCTGGACGTCCTCAAGATCAAGCGTCAGACTAACCCCGAGGCTTTCCGTGGCCGTGGTCTGTTCAAGATCATCTCCGATGAGGGTATGGGTCTCTACCGTGGTGCTGGCTGGACTGCCGCCCGTAACGCTCCCGGATCTTTCGCTGTATGTTCCCATGGTCCCGATTGTTGCCTTCTTCATGTATGAGTGTTTGATACTAATGCCTGGAAATAGCTCTTCGGTGGTTCCGCTTTCGCCAAGGAGTACATCTACTCCCTGAAGGACTACAACACTGCTTCCTGGAGCCAGAACTTCGTTGCCTCCATCTGCGGTGCCAGTGCCTCCCTGGTTGTGTCGGCTCCTCTGGATGTGATCAAGACCCGTATCCAGAACCGCAACTTCGAGAACCCCGAGTCCGGCTTCCGCATCCTGTCCAACATGGTCAAGAACGAGGGTGTCACCAGTTTCTTCAAGGGTCTGACGCCCAAGCTCCTGATGACCGGACCCAAGCTCGTTTTCAGCTTCTGGCTGGCTCAGACGTTGATCCCCGCCTTCGGCCAGGTTGTT
It contains:
- the GGC1 gene encoding putative mitochondrial GTP/GDP transporter Ggc1 (BUSCO:EOG09263JTO;~COG:C;~EggNog:ENOG410PF7V;~InterPro:IPR018108,IPR023395;~PFAM:PF00153), giving the protein MSPAMAQAGAGSAAKDVKRESATARLLGSGTAGIAELMVFHPVDTISKRLMSNQTRITSTAGLNQVVFKEYANASFGGKFTSLFPGLGYAAGYKVLQRIYKYGGQPFARDYLAQHWGSDFDNAFGKGTGKAIMHATAGSLIGIGEIVLLPLDVLKIKRQTNPEAFRGRGLFKIISDEGMGLYRGAGWTAARNAPGSFALFGGSAFAKEYIYSLKDYNTASWSQNFVASICGASASLVVSAPLDVIKTRIQNRNFENPESGFRILSNMVKNEGVTSFFKGLTPKLLMTGPKLVFSFWLAQTLIPAFGQVV